One Ignavibacterium album JCM 16511 genomic region harbors:
- a CDS encoding DUF2723 domain-containing protein encodes MVKHFKFLKYYPTTIGLSVILIYYLTVGRSIGEFDSGELALAQATLSIPHPTGYPLFSLIGFIFSKVPLPFPTLIKLNLLNSIWCTLTVVILIKTSKLLLDNLKSILNKKFLELNFQFSIPESHKISVSIFSGLMLAFSATFWLNSTKVEVYSLQIFLTSLIIFNSLEIYIYNGNKPSELNYKTILKDWLLITVLIGLAFSNHLMTIYLLPATVVLYFFKNKINKQSIQAFLILTAIIIFIASVFYLIMMFRAQTSPPWSYGDPSDLQRLYDHITAKEYTKYLLDNSDGLIQQSSKLLKMLSFNFSAANFSFGEFGLSLFLGIAGVILISALKKDIAIYLYLILVVSISTALVYHIPDINEYFLVSFFVISLSSVLPLIMILQIIEHLIIIKRIFFLLLFSLLVLQLIVNYNYANRSEFFVIEDFIKSSIGDLPPNSVLLTDNWGSIISPALYYQNVERLRNDVNIISPSGYIEFDWYRKFKATKIYDSNFVLIPRPNTFVAFDVAYRLISKGILKIPEHYSLIPMRNYFLLATDSNYYPLDLPKRKIRFSKYTFSDSEKYIKELIPYMLEQRLLYELNFNRTNNAKDIYDEIKKRFPDYRLSSAAIMELIKYKILKW; translated from the coding sequence ATGGTTAAACACTTTAAGTTTTTGAAATATTACCCGACAACCATCGGCTTATCAGTTATACTAATTTATTATCTCACCGTTGGAAGATCCATCGGTGAATTTGATTCAGGTGAATTAGCTTTAGCACAGGCAACTCTTAGTATTCCTCATCCTACTGGTTATCCGCTTTTCTCTCTCATTGGTTTTATTTTTAGTAAAGTTCCACTGCCATTTCCTACTTTAATCAAGTTGAATTTGTTAAATTCAATTTGGTGTACTTTGACAGTAGTAATACTTATTAAGACTTCAAAACTTTTATTGGATAATTTAAAGTCTATACTCAATAAAAAATTTTTGGAGTTAAATTTTCAGTTTAGTATTCCGGAATCTCACAAAATCAGTGTTTCTATTTTCTCAGGATTGATGCTGGCATTTAGTGCCACATTTTGGCTAAACAGCACAAAGGTTGAAGTATATTCACTCCAGATATTTCTTACATCTCTGATAATATTTAATTCCTTGGAAATTTACATTTATAATGGGAACAAACCATCTGAATTAAATTATAAAACTATATTGAAAGACTGGTTACTGATTACGGTATTAATTGGATTGGCTTTCTCAAATCACTTAATGACTATTTATCTTTTGCCAGCGACTGTGGTTTTATATTTTTTTAAAAATAAAATTAACAAACAAAGTATTCAGGCATTCCTTATTCTTACTGCAATCATAATATTTATAGCTTCAGTCTTCTATCTGATTATGATGTTCAGAGCACAAACTTCTCCTCCCTGGTCTTATGGTGATCCTTCAGATCTTCAAAGGTTATATGACCACATTACTGCTAAAGAATATACGAAGTATTTGCTTGATAACTCAGATGGTTTAATTCAGCAGAGCTCAAAATTACTAAAGATGCTAAGTTTTAATTTTAGTGCGGCAAATTTTTCTTTTGGTGAGTTTGGCTTATCGTTATTTCTTGGTATTGCCGGAGTAATTCTCATATCAGCACTAAAGAAAGATATTGCAATCTATTTATACTTAATTCTAGTTGTATCCATTTCTACTGCTCTTGTTTATCATATTCCGGATATTAATGAATATTTTCTTGTATCATTTTTTGTGATAAGTCTTTCATCGGTCTTACCTCTTATAATGATCCTTCAAATTATTGAACACTTGATTATTATTAAACGAATATTTTTTTTATTATTATTTTCCCTTTTAGTTCTCCAGCTGATTGTAAATTATAATTATGCAAACAGGTCTGAATTTTTTGTTATTGAGGATTTTATAAAATCTTCAATTGGAGATTTACCGCCGAATTCAGTTTTATTAACAGATAACTGGGGCTCAATAATATCGCCGGCACTGTATTATCAGAATGTTGAAAGATTGAGGAATGATGTTAATATTATCAGCCCTTCAGGTTATATTGAATTTGATTGGTACAGAAAATTTAAAGCAACCAAAATTTATGACAGTAATTTTGTTTTAATTCCCAGACCTAACACCTTTGTTGCTTTTGATGTTGCTTACAGATTGATTAGTAAAGGTATATTAAAAATACCTGAGCATTATTCCTTAATTCCTATGAGAAATTATTTCTTGTTAGCTACCGACAGCAACTATTATCCTTTAGATTTGCCTAAGCGTAAAATCAGATTTAGCAAATATACTTTTAGTGATTCGGAAAAATATATCAAAGAACTTATACCGTATATGCTTGAGCAGCGGCTGCTTTATGAGTTAAATTTTAACAGGACTAACAATGCAAAAGATATTTATGATGAAATTAAAAAAAGATTTCCGGATTACCGGTTATCAAGCGCAGCAATTATGGAATTGATAAAATATAAAATTCTTAAATGGTAA
- a CDS encoding DUF2723 domain-containing protein encodes MKSENYKTIILNFLSKFYHLIAGILVFLVYYSSTSRSIGENDSGELAAVQATWGIAHPTGYPLFSITGYIYSKLPIAEPLIFQLNLLQCIFNSLTVIVLIKIIEKILLNFKYFINDKRFPAFSNISINQWTVLITSIIGGLTFAFSITFWKQSTRVEVYSLQIFLTSLILYLFIDILTKHLKSESSKNQQWYLIAILIGLAFSNHMMTLYLLPATIYLFFTINHFEKKSYILFVKLLLVSFSIAFFFYLLMMFRAQSDPPFTFMNEPKSFPALIDYVRGKYYESKMFQGAESVRQQTIQFLNILSFNKQTGFTGGEFGFLIIPVFSGLLFVLIFFRRLRMLYILIIATSLFFVLNYSIPDIDEYFLVIFLLFSIASTIIIGVLATLAKKIQTIISAFFLTLIFWQLYTNFPEIDRSNDYVVEDYSREVLKHIPANKILLTSDWPLFAAPSFFLQYALGYRKDIEVLGIEMLPLPSYKLDVKKRFGSVENLLKDDYYITFDVFKDYIRKGKFNLGDKTIIPEGLCFRLSDDKNYSDYYPIPKKMRFLNKRTIFHEYIYHLTGFMLEARARYEIENGKIDKAKMLLMLIKKDYPDYSISPDLKTYL; translated from the coding sequence ATGAAATCAGAAAATTATAAAACAATCATTCTTAACTTCTTATCAAAGTTCTATCATTTAATTGCCGGAATTTTAGTTTTCTTAGTTTACTATTCTTCAACATCCCGATCAATTGGTGAAAATGATTCCGGAGAACTTGCTGCGGTTCAGGCAACGTGGGGAATTGCCCACCCAACTGGTTATCCATTATTTTCGATTACTGGCTATATCTATTCCAAACTCCCAATTGCCGAACCTTTAATTTTTCAACTTAATTTGTTGCAGTGCATTTTTAATTCGTTGACTGTCATTGTACTGATTAAAATAATTGAAAAGATTCTATTAAACTTTAAATATTTTATTAATGATAAAAGATTTCCTGCTTTTTCGAACATATCCATTAATCAATGGACTGTTTTGATAACTTCGATAATTGGAGGATTGACTTTTGCATTCAGTATAACGTTCTGGAAGCAATCAACACGTGTTGAGGTTTATTCACTTCAGATATTTCTTACATCGCTTATATTATATCTTTTTATTGATATTCTTACTAAACATCTCAAATCCGAATCAAGTAAAAACCAACAATGGTACTTAATAGCAATATTGATTGGTTTGGCTTTTTCCAATCATATGATGACACTTTATCTTTTGCCAGCAACAATCTATCTTTTCTTTACAATAAATCATTTTGAAAAGAAATCGTATATTCTTTTTGTAAAATTATTATTGGTTTCGTTTTCTATTGCTTTCTTTTTCTATCTGTTGATGATGTTCCGGGCGCAGAGTGATCCTCCGTTTACTTTTATGAATGAACCCAAGTCTTTTCCAGCCCTGATTGATTATGTGAGAGGAAAGTACTACGAGAGTAAAATGTTTCAAGGTGCAGAATCAGTAAGGCAGCAGACAATTCAATTTCTGAATATTTTAAGTTTTAATAAGCAAACCGGCTTTACTGGCGGAGAATTTGGATTTCTTATAATTCCTGTTTTCAGTGGACTGCTATTTGTTCTAATATTTTTTAGAAGACTTAGAATGTTATACATTCTAATCATTGCAACTTCTTTATTTTTTGTTTTGAATTATTCTATTCCTGATATTGATGAATATTTCCTTGTTATCTTTTTATTATTTTCAATTGCTTCAACAATAATCATTGGAGTTTTGGCAACATTAGCAAAAAAAATTCAAACGATAATTTCAGCTTTCTTTTTGACTCTTATTTTTTGGCAGCTCTATACGAACTTCCCAGAAATCGACCGAAGTAATGATTATGTTGTAGAAGATTACAGCAGAGAAGTTTTGAAACATATTCCTGCTAATAAAATTTTACTCACAAGTGATTGGCCTCTTTTTGCTGCGCCGTCCTTTTTTCTTCAATATGCGCTGGGTTACAGAAAAGATATAGAAGTACTTGGTATTGAAATGTTACCACTTCCTTCATATAAACTGGATGTTAAAAAAAGATTTGGCTCGGTAGAAAATCTATTAAAAGATGACTACTATATAACATTTGATGTCTTTAAAGACTATATAAGAAAAGGGAAATTTAATTTAGGTGATAAAACTATTATTCCTGAAGGATTGTGTTTCAGATTATCGGATGATAAAAATTATAGCGATTATTATCCCATTCCCAAGAAAATGAGATTCCTCAATAAAAGGACAATCTTTCACGAATACATTTACCACCTGACGGGATTTATGTTAGAGGCAAGAGCAAGATATGAAATAGAAAACGGAAAAATTGATAAAGCAAAAATGTTATTGATGTTAATAAAGAAAGATTATCCAGATTATTCAATCAGTCCTGACTTGAAAACCTACCTTTAA
- a CDS encoding type II secretion system F family protein has translation MIEFKFTAQKVNGQTITGTLSANALSEGKKKLAALAEKNQLKVISIEKKRTFLYKAQKGNDKPIKGEQKAFNKKEVEDALTRLGYKVISVNQKLIDFQAKPPVQEIVTFVKISAELLEQKLSYGEILNLLINDTQNATLKNTLKEINNELKKGADSQVTFLKYQDVFGKFTAYMLGLASKSGNMTEIYKATAKFLERRQEFRKNLRSALITPLVTVFVLFLAVIFYVGYIFPETAKLFVRFGVELPPMTAFTLKISDFLVENPYLVAAFFIIPPVAFFYFSRTDKGAYLIDKWILTLPVIGPLIHKTLIEVFCRVFYALYSGSAESIEPIRIAAEAAGNRYFEDRIKNVAIPLMIKKGVGVTEAFEAAGVFTETALSRFHSGEETGTIKNTALQLANYYEAETVYKLKNLIELIQVAIAMIIMVVMIALTLVSAETATVRPKTPGTASVTNNTEFRIT, from the coding sequence ATGATTGAATTCAAATTCACTGCTCAAAAGGTTAACGGTCAAACGATAACCGGCACACTCTCAGCAAATGCATTAAGTGAAGGTAAGAAAAAACTTGCAGCTCTTGCTGAGAAGAATCAGTTAAAGGTTATTTCTATTGAAAAGAAAAGAACATTTCTCTATAAGGCACAGAAGGGGAATGATAAGCCGATAAAAGGTGAACAAAAGGCATTCAACAAAAAGGAAGTTGAAGATGCACTCACTCGTCTTGGTTACAAGGTAATTTCAGTAAATCAGAAGCTCATAGATTTTCAGGCAAAACCACCTGTGCAGGAAATAGTAACATTTGTTAAGATAAGTGCCGAGTTGCTTGAGCAAAAACTTTCTTACGGTGAAATTCTTAATCTACTTATTAACGATACTCAGAACGCAACACTGAAAAACACTTTAAAGGAAATTAATAACGAGCTTAAAAAAGGTGCTGATAGCCAGGTTACTTTCTTAAAGTATCAGGATGTATTTGGAAAGTTCACGGCATATATGCTCGGGCTTGCATCAAAGTCGGGTAATATGACAGAGATTTACAAAGCAACTGCAAAATTTCTTGAGCGTAGACAGGAGTTCAGAAAAAATTTGCGAAGTGCTCTTATTACTCCGTTAGTTACTGTATTTGTTTTATTCCTTGCAGTTATTTTTTATGTCGGATATATTTTCCCCGAGACGGCAAAGTTGTTCGTTCGCTTTGGAGTTGAGTTGCCACCAATGACTGCTTTTACATTAAAGATTAGTGATTTTTTAGTTGAGAATCCTTATCTTGTAGCGGCATTTTTTATAATTCCACCAGTTGCGTTTTTTTATTTTTCGCGGACAGATAAAGGAGCATATCTTATTGATAAATGGATCTTGACTTTACCGGTTATCGGTCCGTTGATTCATAAAACATTAATAGAAGTTTTCTGTCGTGTGTTTTATGCATTGTACAGTGGCTCTGCCGAAAGTATTGAACCGATTAGAATTGCTGCTGAAGCTGCCGGAAACAGATACTTCGAAGACAGAATAAAGAATGTTGCAATCCCACTTATGATTAAAAAAGGAGTCGGTGTTACAGAAGCATTTGAAGCGGCTGGTGTATTTACTGAAACAGCTTTATCAAGATTTCATTCAGGCGAGGAAACCGGTACAATTAAAAATACCGCATTGCAGCTGGCAAATTATTATGAAGCTGAAACTGTGTATAAACTTAAAAACTTAATCGAACTTATTCAGGTTGCAATAGCAATGATAATAATGGTAGTTATGATTGCTTTGACACTTGTATCAGCAGAAACAGCAACCGTAAGACCAAAAACACCGGGAACAGCATCAGTAACAAATAATACGGAATTCAGAATCACATGA
- a CDS encoding GspE/PulE family protein: protein MIDTNLEMSDKIGYLLYKKGIIDAQTLERAINAKNNDKSKVKRNLAQILVQDFGYDHDVIFREVAILYAFRELDTRPEEIPESRLQLIRNLIESGGENLKKMMLEHGVIPFMFDDRNRDKLILAATDPTDREIAKIAFGLNAKKHEVIFIKKKDYEKLINIILPPENEFLKELEKEQQEFLESSVDDSGIDEQELEAEINRSALINLVEGALIEGVRKGASDIHFIPRSGNKTDIMFRVDGNLQLWHTQENTLPEAVVAVVKDRSKGMDRFEREMAQDGFIQREIDNHIIRFRVSILPMVGTELKNKFESVVIRILDDRKVIKDLDKLGLAGYARKAFEKAINEPQGMVILTGPTGSGKSTTLVAALYQVITPEVNVLTVEDPVEYVIEGARQLKIGFKMNFEQAIRSILRHDPDIVLVGEMRDKETAETAIKLANTGHLTFSTLHTNDAPSAVSRLYKMGIEPFLIAYAINLIVAQRLIRRLCNNCKKKVVNFDEDLMNAAGLNIAEWRNYTIYQAVGCDQCNHTGYKGRIAIHEALYFTKEIRHIIVKAGEEVDEEKIREQARKDGTLTLREAGLEKVKMGLTSIEEVLANTTEQ from the coding sequence ATGATTGATACAAATCTCGAGATGAGTGATAAAATCGGTTATCTCCTTTACAAAAAGGGGATAATCGATGCTCAAACACTTGAGAGGGCTATTAACGCCAAGAATAATGATAAAAGCAAGGTCAAAAGAAATCTTGCGCAAATTCTTGTGCAGGATTTTGGCTATGATCACGATGTTATATTCCGTGAAGTTGCAATTCTTTATGCTTTCCGTGAATTAGATACACGACCAGAGGAAATTCCTGAAAGTCGTTTACAGTTAATTCGTAATCTTATTGAAAGTGGTGGTGAAAACTTAAAAAAGATGATGCTTGAACATGGTGTCATTCCTTTTATGTTTGATGATCGTAACCGTGATAAATTGATACTTGCTGCAACAGATCCGACTGACAGAGAAATCGCTAAAATTGCATTTGGTCTGAATGCTAAAAAACATGAAGTAATTTTCATAAAGAAAAAAGATTATGAAAAACTTATCAATATAATTCTCCCACCCGAAAACGAATTTCTCAAAGAACTTGAAAAAGAGCAACAGGAATTTCTGGAATCTTCTGTAGATGATAGTGGTATAGATGAACAGGAACTTGAAGCAGAAATAAACCGAAGTGCTCTAATCAATCTTGTTGAAGGTGCTTTGATTGAAGGTGTTAGAAAAGGTGCAAGTGATATTCACTTCATTCCTCGTTCTGGGAATAAAACCGATATAATGTTCAGAGTTGATGGCAACTTACAACTTTGGCATACTCAGGAAAATACTTTACCAGAAGCTGTTGTTGCAGTTGTTAAAGATCGTTCAAAAGGCATGGATAGATTTGAAAGAGAAATGGCTCAGGATGGTTTTATTCAAAGAGAGATTGATAATCACATCATCAGATTCCGTGTTTCTATTCTGCCAATGGTAGGAACAGAACTCAAAAATAAATTTGAGAGTGTTGTAATAAGAATTCTTGATGACAGAAAAGTTATTAAGGATTTAGATAAATTAGGCCTTGCTGGATACGCCAGAAAGGCATTTGAAAAAGCAATCAACGAACCGCAAGGAATGGTAATACTGACCGGTCCGACGGGAAGTGGTAAGAGTACTACATTAGTTGCTGCTCTTTATCAGGTTATTACACCTGAAGTGAATGTTCTGACTGTTGAAGATCCTGTTGAATATGTAATTGAAGGCGCACGACAGTTGAAGATTGGATTCAAAATGAACTTTGAACAGGCGATCAGATCTATTCTTCGTCACGACCCTGATATTGTATTAGTTGGTGAGATGAGAGATAAAGAAACAGCCGAAACAGCTATTAAACTTGCAAACACAGGTCACTTAACATTTTCCACACTCCACACGAATGATGCTCCAAGTGCTGTATCAAGATTGTATAAAATGGGTATTGAACCATTTCTGATTGCTTATGCAATAAATCTAATAGTTGCTCAACGACTTATCAGAAGACTTTGCAACAATTGCAAAAAGAAAGTTGTAAACTTTGATGAAGACTTAATGAACGCTGCAGGATTAAACATTGCTGAATGGAGAAATTATACAATCTATCAGGCAGTAGGTTGCGATCAGTGCAATCATACTGGTTATAAAGGAAGAATTGCTATTCACGAAGCATTATACTTTACTAAAGAGATAAGACATATTATAGTTAAAGCAGGTGAAGAAGTTGATGAAGAAAAAATTCGTGAACAGGCAAGAAAAGATGGAACACTCACCTTGAGGGAAGCCGGCTTAGAAAAAGTTAAGATGGGTTTAACTTCAATAGAAGAAGTTCTGGCAAACACAACAGAACAGTAA
- a CDS encoding type IV pilus twitching motility protein PilT: MNVQEEKKVLEVFCRTIPEGLFGPDRVHYIIENIDKIKDQDKILLRKLFNKFLTSMIERDASDIEVGGHGNCGYIWMRIYGNKERAKDLPQFSDDEAATIIINLLNTNQRKHLWEHKNLDFSYTYLYERRNVNVRFRADAYFDLDTLTLNMRAINQTIRPLASLEFHPNVVRTMSHGYIKFGLSLITGITGSGKSTTLDSIVDHHNKFDPCHIIIIAAPIEYVHTSNVSLIKHREVGRDVATFKDGIVQALRQDPDIIIVGEMRDPDTIMAALEVTDTGHKVFSTLHTSSAVESIDRIIAEVHPTEQERVRNRLADVLISIVSQKLVPSLDGKRVLAKEVLIVTPSVKAAIKNNNTSEIYMMMNQGGAQGMITMEQDLKRLYLEKKISLETAITYANNKTRIHQILAA; this comes from the coding sequence GTGAACGTTCAAGAAGAAAAAAAAGTACTTGAAGTTTTTTGCAGAACAATTCCCGAAGGCTTGTTTGGTCCTGATCGTGTTCATTATATAATAGAGAACATAGATAAAATAAAAGATCAGGACAAAATTCTTCTACGCAAACTTTTCAATAAATTTCTGACGAGTATGATTGAACGTGACGCTTCGGATATCGAAGTTGGTGGTCACGGCAATTGTGGTTATATCTGGATGAGGATTTATGGTAATAAAGAAAGAGCCAAAGACCTTCCGCAATTTTCAGATGATGAAGCTGCAACAATCATAATTAACCTTCTTAATACAAATCAGAGAAAACATCTTTGGGAACATAAGAACCTTGACTTTAGTTATACCTACCTATATGAACGAAGGAATGTAAATGTAAGATTCAGAGCAGATGCGTATTTTGATCTTGATACACTCACTCTGAATATGAGAGCAATTAATCAAACTATCAGACCACTCGCAAGTCTTGAATTTCATCCGAATGTTGTAAGGACTATGAGTCATGGTTATATAAAGTTTGGGTTATCTCTTATTACAGGAATTACAGGTTCGGGAAAATCAACAACGCTGGATTCAATTGTTGATCATCATAATAAATTTGACCCTTGTCATATCATAATAATTGCAGCACCTATTGAATATGTTCACACTTCAAATGTGTCATTGATTAAACATCGTGAAGTAGGAAGAGATGTCGCAACATTTAAAGATGGAATTGTGCAGGCATTAAGACAAGACCCTGATATTATAATTGTTGGTGAAATGAGAGACCCTGATACAATTATGGCTGCTCTTGAAGTAACCGACACGGGTCATAAAGTGTTTTCCACATTGCACACTTCTTCAGCAGTTGAATCTATCGACAGAATTATTGCAGAAGTTCACCCCACCGAGCAGGAGCGCGTAAGAAACAGATTGGCTGATGTTCTTATTTCTATCGTTTCTCAGAAACTTGTTCCAAGTCTGGATGGCAAGCGGGTACTTGCAAAAGAAGTTTTAATTGTTACCCCAAGCGTAAAGGCAGCAATAAAAAATAATAACACCAGTGAAATCTATATGATGATGAATCAGGGCGGTGCTCAGGGTATGATCACTATGGAACAAGATTTAAAGAGATTATATTTGGAGAAGAAAATTTCTTTGGAAACAGCAATTACTTACGCAAACAATAAAACAAGAATTCATCAAATACTAGCAGCATAA